Proteins from a genomic interval of Trifolium pratense cultivar HEN17-A07 linkage group LG6, ARS_RC_1.1, whole genome shotgun sequence:
- the LOC123893237 gene encoding trihelix transcription factor GT-3b-like, with protein sequence MEGHHLHHHQQHQQQQQHHQQQQRQQQQQQQHQQHAHNIIGTSSVNVDVTDRFPQWSIQETKEFLMIRSDLDQTFMETKRNKQLWEVISNKMKEKGYHRSAEQCKCKWKNLVTRYKGCETMELEAMRQQFPYYNELQAIFSARMQRMLWAEAEGGSKKKGMHVSSEDEEELGNEESEGDHKGNIKKKKKKGKMVIGGGNDSGSTSNNLKEILEEFMKQQMQMEAQWMEAFEARENERRLKEMEWRQTMEALENERIMMEQRWREREEQRRVREEARAEKRDALITILLDKLTREDM encoded by the exons atGGAGGGTCATCATctccatcatcatcaacaacatcaacaacaacaacaacatcatcaacaacaacaaagacaacaacaacaacaacaacaacatcaacaacatgcTCATAACATCATAGGTACTAGTAGTGTTAACGTTGATGTCACAGATAGATTTCCTCAATGGAGCATCCAAGAAACAAAAGAGTTTCTTATGATCCGTTCTGATCTTGATCAAACTTTCATGGAGACAAAGAGGAATAAGCAACTTTGGGAAGTTATCTCTAACAAAATGAAGGAAAAGGGTTATCATAGAAGTGCTGAACAGTGTAAGTGCAAATGGAAAAACCTTGTTACTCGCTATAAG GGATGTGAAACAATGGAGCTAGAAGCTATGAGACAACAATTTCCATATTACAATGAGCTTCAAGCTATATTTAGTGCAAGGATGCAAAGAATGCTTTGGGCTGAAGCAGAAGGAGGGTCAAAGAAGAAAGGGATGCATGTGTCTTCTGAGGATGAGGAAGAGTTGGGAAATGAAGAGAGTGAGGGAGACCACAAAGGaaacattaagaaaaagaagaaaaagggtaAAATGGTAATTGGTGGAGGAAATGATAGTGGTAGTACTAGCAATAATTTGAAGGAGATTCTTGAGGAGTTTATGAAGCAACAAATGCAAATGGAAGCTCAATGGATGGAAGCATTTGAGGCAAGAGAGAATGAGAGAAGGTTGAAGGAAATGGAATGGAGGCAAACAATGGAAGCATTGGAGAATGAGAGGATAATGATGGAACAAAGATGGAGAGAAAGGGAAGAACAAAGAAGGGTTAGAGAAGAAGCTAGGGCTGAAAAAAGAGATGCATTAATCACTATTCTTCTTGATAAGCTCACAAGAGAAGACATGTAG